From the genome of Salvia splendens isolate huo1 chromosome 7, SspV2, whole genome shotgun sequence:
GTATTTTGTTTATGTTCCGTTGTAATTGccttatttcaatttttttttaaaatttactaacttttattatttttcatagTTTATTCCTTGTTTTTATCTCTCGTACTATTTGATTAtcctatttcattttttgtaaatttactaacttttattctctttcatattttattctttatttttatctctcGTATTTGATTATCTTTCCATTTAATTGTATACTTGTGTTTTTTTCCTTAATTCTTGCATATTTGATTATCTTTCCATTTAACTATATACTAGTACTTAgcttcttttttctctttaattctCGTGTTAAATGAAACGTCTCACTTGAGCCGAGATGAATGGAAATAAGTCTCATGAGATGTTTTGGGAGAGGGGTGGATGAGGAGAGTAGTTTGAGATTTGACTAAGTGATAGTTTGAAATAGTATCAAACTAAGGAGTGTAGTTGACACACATATTCATCAGTAAGGGATTGGATCATTGACTTTGTTACGAAGCAATTTTAAAGTGTTGGGCCACTTGTCACATCCTGTGGGGTGCTTATATATAGTAAAAAGATTAGTTGGGATCGaatcattgattttaaatatGGACAACTTCAAATTTTAGGACAAACTATCACACTCTTTGAGGTGCTAATAAATCAGTATATGACTTAGTCAGTTTGCATCTGATCAATCAGCTGCTTGGGAATTGGGATGATGACCCGGAATGTTTTTCTTCAGAAGCCGGGGATTTCATGTCCGATGGCTCGCCCGACTGTTCGGGTTTCTTGAGCTGGATCAGTATCATGGTCATGTTGTCGCTGCGTTAGTAGTAGGCGCCAAGCACCGGTCGAGTACTCTTTCGCACACCAACGAGAGCTTACTCTCACAAGATTCACACAAATAGACCAAAAGAGAGATGAAAACTTAGTTTTTTCAACTTTCTGCAGATCTCACAGATCACAGAATTTAGCATGACTGGAAATTTGACGACACCACAAAGACAGGGAGCTATATTCAAGAATTAGGCATATAAACGATGCTATCTCGAGAGAAATAATGaagaataaatgaaaaaaaaaaagagttcaGATGATATACCAAATGCCATCAGTGGCAACCACAATGAACTCATCCTCGTCTGTAAATTCAACCTGGTTTGGAAAACGAACGAATCAGAGATTTTGTGCTATTGCAGCAAATAGAAGAACAACTTAAGGTTTCCCAGCAAATTTACCAACAGATATCAACACCAAATTATCAGCtattacattaataaaaattgataCTTCTCTAAAATAGAGATATCACTGATTACTATTGGATGGTCACATGTGGTGTCTTTTCTTGGTCTTAATAACAACTGTCCGCAGCCGCAGGCTTCATTCTTGTCGAATCAGAAAATGTCGGAAAAGCAGTTCTACGTTACAACACAAAATGAAAATACATGCTGTTTTAACTTCTGGAGGTAAATATATGCTACTCTTGAATTCCACACAGCCTCCATCAAAGGCATGCTCGGCCGTAAGAGACCTCAAAAACAGCCGTATGTGCAGGAAGATCAATCGCAATAAATGAACGCTGGTATTTCGCAACGGCTTCATCACTTTAAAACTTACAAAACTTGAAAGCTCAGTTGATGAATCGAACGAATTTGTCGAAATGAGGCGCGATTGGCTGGAAATCCTGATGATTTCGAAACGCTTATGCAATTTGATGAGAGATTAACAAGGGTGGCGTCGGGAGAGAATCGACAGCGATGAAGGGAATGGATGAGTGTAAAAGCTTATTCTATAACTGCCTAACTGCCAActtcttaaaaatattttattttattctataacGAGCATActgtttttattattattatttataccGATTATAATGAGTAATTGTAATTAGTATGGAGTTATtgttaattaaatcattttttctaaattttctatTAGAGAAGTATTACGTATTTATGAGTTAATTGaaatatcaaactaatgaaTGTGATTGACTGACAATATTTATTGGTAATTGATTCGATCCTCGACTTTAGTATAAGTACAATAGTTTTAAATTATTGGGTCAGTTGTCATATCTCGTGGGATGCTTATAAATTAAGGACCCGTTCACCTTCCCTGAAATGCCCAGAAATGGGCTCAATTCTGGGCTAAATCAGGTGTTCAGGGTTATGGTTTTATTACTGCCCAGTCCGTTAGATATGGGGAAGCCCGCACTATTCAGTGCATTTAACGCAAGGAAAAAAACTGACGAACTAGGTGATTTTCAATTCTCGTTTCACTTTTTACATCAAGAAATGATTGTGCAATTACATTTTTGCCCCTCATCTTCCCTTACCACCGCTGATTCTCTCTCCTTCCTCACATTCACATTTGGCAAACCCTAGGCAACCCCGCATCCACTCTTTCTTCTCCGACATACAACCGGTTCATGCATCGACGTTTTGGCAAACTACTCTGGGCACGCTGCTCGCACCCCGAATTGAAGGGGAGATTATGTTTTTACCCCAGAATTGAACGCAACTTTATTCCGGAATTCTCGCCCAATTTTTCCGTTTTGATTctacaattcaattcaattcaatttttcttcttattGGTTTGATTTCCGTGATTCAGCTGTTGTAGGGTGTGGAGCaaggttgatttttttttccgtGATTGTGTGGTTGGCTGATTTGGGATTTTGTGCACAATTTAGCGGAGCGAgaagagaataaaaaaatagagaaatatgAGCTTGTGATGGATTTAGGGAGTGGAAATTTTGGTGTTATGTGAAACAAGGAGGCGGAAAGAGCTCGTGGCGATGAAATACATTGAAAGGGGGCGTAAGGTTTTCATTCTACCTTTTGTTATGCTGATTAGTACTACATTCTGATTAAATTCGTTCTTTTAATTTGATTGGTGCCCTTTTTCATCCAATCTTTGTTTTCTGAACTAGATTGATCAAAGAGGTTGAAAATTGTAGTGTTGTTGCAGAGGGATCATTCCAAAGATGGCGGTGGCTGATGGACAATGTGATGACGACGAAGGCGCCGCCGCTCTCTTCAAGGAAGAAGGCGTCGACTACGCCGATGACATCGATCATTCCGATACACCTATTCTCCTTCGTCCCCTCGCTTCAGCTGCCGAGTCTGGCAACCTCGACGCCCTCCGCCAAGCTGTAGATGCTTTTGATGGTAACGTTGATGAACCCGGCTATCTGGAAATTGGCCAACTACTTAAGCTCTGCTAATGACAGTGTGGAGCGAATGTTGGAGACTATTGGTATGGAAGGGGATACGCCTCTTCACCATGCTGTTGGAGATTTTGGTCTGATGCACAAAAAGAAGTTGAAAATTGTAATGGGGTTTTTTTGGGTAAAACGCCTCTAATTTTTTGTGTGCCCGCTGAAAATTTTCGTTTGGAGTTTGAAGGGGTATTTTTGGGATCACACTCATATAAagggaataaataaatatattataaatgcAAATATGAGTTTATTTCTGCCTCCTCGAACACGCCAATTGATTTAAGAATATGTGGGCCCAACCTTATACAAATAGCAAAGGAATTTAATCAGTACATTTGGAATGGCGAAAACTGAACACGACCTTAAAAGAGTAATAAAAAACATAGCCAGTTCCAATCTTTGAGATGTCTAAAAATCAGCATCGAAACTAATCGAGATTGATCATTGACTTTAGATATGAAACAACTTTAAATTTTTAGAACAAATGTCGTAACATATGAAAACCTTACAATAGTCTCGCATCGATTACCTACAAATCAACAAGAGGGATTCTTCACTAAGACCGAATTTGCACCAAATAAAAAGGATTGAAATAATCAATTTGTTTTATAAATTCCCTAATGCCAATCACCTAAAcaacaaaatatcaataaaaattaaaatgtcaataatcaaattcagtttttttaattcatCATTCCTCCATTCCtaagaaaaatattactactagtagtatatttttgagGATGATGAATTTCTTAATGCCAAAAAAtccatcacaaaaaaaaaaattgatccgCACAACACTTCAAAGACGGAATTGCCCTCAATTTCACCCATATTTCCTTTCCCAGtcccaaacaaaaaaaaaagtaaaaacaaaaatatatttcGATCAAAGTCTCTGCATAGAAGAAGACTTCACTtactcttttctctctcatttctcacacacaacacacattaCCATCAGACTTCGGAAATTCTCTCTCTTCCCGCGCGTATTCTCTCGTTCCTCCGAAATGGTAATACTTTTCTTCTTCATCGCCATGTACATGAGCGaacgattttatgattttgtgtTCATATGTACCCTTTCTCTGTTTCATTAGGGTTTCTTGTTTATGGCGCTGCTTTATACTCTAAAATATGCTGTTTTTGGCGTAGGTTGTGTTTTTGTGAATCAAACAGCATGTGATTGTGGATTTGTCGGCTACATGTGAATTCCAGTTTTTCAACTATATCTCACCCTTTTtcagaaattttattttttgtttttacttaactatctgatttttttccttttctaaaGTTTTTTAGTTTATCTGTTCTATCTTGTTGTATTGCTGGTGTTCAATTGGTTTTCTGAAGTTTTTTGCTTAATTTGAGTGTGTTGTTCTGGTATATTCAAAAGCAGCTTCTATTGCTTAATTTATAGTTATATGCTTGAAAATATGTTTGAAATGGGACAGATTCTCACTAGGTAATTCTACTTTGATGTCATTCGATGATTGTTGTTCGTTATTTAATCTGGCGTCATATGCTTTGCAGTCTAATAAGCATACTATTATTCTGATGCAAACATCCCAACACAGAGCAACCCGCACGTTCATGGACTACGAGTCGATCACCCAAGCAATGGATGGTATGCTATAAAAATTTGTACTCCTTTGAAAGTTTTTGACTGTGTAGCTTTAAGTTACTTTGATGTAACATGGCAGTGGATCTATATTGGCATTTGTAGGTAAATTCAGATTGTAGAATTTGAATTATTTGATCCATTCATAAACTATGATTGTTGTCTGCTTATGTTGGTAATGTTTAAAACCTGCATTTTCTTTGGATTTTGCTGTATTTTCAGTTGTATGCAAAGCAAGTTGTGTGGAAAAGGTATCACGAGTAGATGCTAGGTTGGTTCAGCTTCCTTGTGGTAGATGAAGTAGTGAAAACTAATTTATGCAATCCAAAACAAAAAGGGCCATATCTTTTTGGTGATAATGTGTGTGGGTTTTGCGATGCTCTTTGGTCATCATACTTGTATATTCATTTTGCCACCATCCAGCCACCCACTTTCCTACTCAGTGTAGTAAAGGTCCGAAAGGATATTAAGTTACTAGCAATGTTGAATTGTAGCATTTTGTGATTTAAGATCGAGCTATGCTATATGCGTTGGTCTTTTTGGAGAATACTCTACAAAAGCATGAAGCTTAGATAGATAAAAATGTGATGCACTTGATAATTGTAAATTTCTAAGCTGTGCTGGTTCTTCATGCTTCTGATAAATTTTAGCTCGAAGAAAATCAGAGGGAAAGATGCATATGCAAACTCTTCTAGTTTTGTTTTTCACAGCTATACTTTCTTAAGATCAGAGCTATTGATATGTCTTTACAGTAGGATCTATTGTTTCATTGTCCAGATAGTAGATGCATTTCACGATCTGATGCTAAAGGTCTATTTTTATCCACCTGAAATATTTTAACAATTGATGCAGGAATCTGCGGGCTATATGAACGAAAACTGAAGGAGCTTAATCCAGCCATAAGAAACATCACATACGATATCTCGGATCTCTACAATTTCATTGATGGCCTTGCTGATTTGAGTGC
Proteins encoded in this window:
- the LOC121811105 gene encoding enhancer of rudimentary homolog — protein: MSNKHTIILMQTSQHRATRTFMDYESITQAMDGICGLYERKLKELNPAIRNITYDISDLYNFIDGLADLSALVYDHSIQAYLPYDRQWIKQKTLQHLKKLAQ